GCCCATCGCGGCCTCCCGCGGCCGCCCCACCTCGTACCCTACGGTGGCGGTCCGCGCCTCGCCGTGGCCACTCGACGCCGGTCCGCGCCACCTctggcccgcgccgccgtggacccTCGACAGCCGACACCAATCCACGCTTTGCCGGCGGCAGCGAGAAGGAGGAGCCCGTGGCCGGCAATGAGGAGGAGCGGCCCGTggctggcggcgaggaggagaagCTTGAAGCCGCAGAGCCAGCGCAGGCACGGCGGGGCaccgggggcggcggcctgcggtGGCGCTGCGCAGGCCGGCGGCCGAGACCACGGCGATGTCCGAATCTGAATACGACTGACATTGCTTCActcctcatcctcatcgtcCTCGTGGAAGCTCCTGGATGTGCGCTCCTATGTGGACGGGCCCGATGTGCGGCGTGTTGGCCGGCGTGGGCGCGAGGAGCTGGGCCGGCGACCTGGAGACCCCAAGAAGCTCCTGGATGCGCGCTGGCCTGACGAGAGCCGCGGGGGGCgcacccctgctcctcctcgacCTTGTGCAGGAGCGCCTTGACCTGGTAGCGCAGGAGCGCCTCCCCGGAGCCGGGCGTGCGGCGCGGGGCCCTGCGGCGGGtcttggcggcggtggaggcgggggtCTTTTCGAAGCCGTGAAGGCCGTCCGCGGCGAGGCCGACGATGGGGGATTCGTTGGTGATGTCGTGCAGCGCAGCGCGTGCCTGCGGgtctgaaagcatctaggcccctaattcgagttttggtaattaatgacaacggtctgtggattaacgatttcatttgagataatgagtataggttgatccaccgatgaaagagatttggttgtaaacatatggagttttggagatgatgagcaaagttcgggctcaaggcaaaggtataaaatagggcttttgcattttaccggtcacaagccgtttagtggatgaaaagtgaccggatttgttggatagatagccgtactatcaagaggggttgtgtactcatgcttgacgggtctttagtgtcattttgctcaaaatgtctagttgcatgcatgagggctaacggcgttttgaaaagatttgaaaaagactaagtttgagagctgactgtgtaacggcggacagtccgcaccagaggggcggacagtccgcgcccgttccagagagcttgcagaggctctggtgggctggcggacagtccggcccaggtgggcggacggtccgccactgtatttcaatttagtaccagaaagggtgtctctctggtgtgggcttcaaagttgaacggcggacagtccggccatggggcgcggacggtccgccggctaatctcagtttagtaccagagaggttgtttctctggtctgagctgaaaagtgaactgcggacggtccgctcctgaggcgcggacggtccgcgggctaatctcaaagttgttccagagacgatgttagtctctggcggtgtggaactcttaactgcggacggtccgcccctggggtgcggacggtccgccagggcttaacggctagttttgacacgcattaaatgcactctgactcactggtttataacggcggacagtccggtttttaaAACGCaaacggtccgcgacttcgcagaaaagagtgcaacggctagttttttaaggggtgtctatatatacccaatgcccggccattgggtgcctctcttggccatttggataacattcttgacacattagagctaagacatccctctcacacacacacttgcttagagattgtattcttgagagtgtgagagcttcctagtgcattgcatcaagagtttgagctttgtgacattagggaaacttcaagcaagcgtcatcaacttgttactcttgggagttgccgctccctagacggcttggagaagaggatttcgtggagctcctccaaggagattgttgaggagccccgatttcggttgtgagaggttttgtgctcacctcaccggagtggtgaagagcaactctagtggaatcgaggtgtggagcggttctttgattcaagccggctcaagatcaagaggttcttgatagaggagcggttgattcttggaatccacctcaacgtggattaggggtgaccggcaagtcatcgacatcacgggataaactcttgtgtcaagcttggttacttctcttgctctcgttaattcttgttttactttgagcaatttactttactagagcttgttttgcatcttgtcaccctaggttgcaaacccatctagagatagtaatagcttgacatagggctttcctttggtactaattaaatttctctagtgttgttgactttagattttaaaccgcctattcaccccccctctagtcggtgttcttgatcctacaagtggtaccagagctaagtactccattaattgcagatttaaccatcttggagtagaacaatgactagtgatcatgggattcatgttgggaagccaccattCTTTGATggaaacaattatgattattggaagactaggatgtcggctcatctcaaagccatgagtagaaagctatggagagtagtaaatgatggatatgtcattttggacccaaagagtttgacacccctagatgagaaaaatgagacactaaatgatcaaggggttaatgtgctctttagtgctcttgatgtgaatgaatttaatagagtcaagagcctcacaaatgcaaatgacatatggaagaagctcatagaaattcatgagggcacatcaactgtgaaggaggccaagttatatttgcttaaagggaattttagtgaattcaccatgaagaaggatgagagtatagccgagatgttcaaccggctaaatgacattgtgaatgacctcaagggacttggatttgaggtactggatggggatttcaaccacaagtttcttagatgtcttccggaaagatatgacacaattgtgaccttacttgtaaggtcaaatgtgaagaacgcaactcccacacaaatattgggagaaattctcacccatgacatgttcaagaaatctcaagatgaagctcatggtggagaaattgatatgaaaaagaaaagtgtggcattcaaagctcaagatagcaaaaatgaagaagaaagtggatgccaagaaaaagaatcggatgaggagatggctctctttgtcaaaagattcaatagaatgatgagcaagaagaactttggcaagagaggtcaatcatcaagaaagaatccttttgtggacaagacttgcttcaattgtggtgaagtaggtcatatcattgtcaattgtccaaacaagaaaaaggacaagaaaaatgataaaaagaagaagaagaagttcatcaagaagaagaaaaatggcctagcttattttgttgaatgagattccgatgcaagctccgatgatgatgatgacaagccatccaagggagttgccgggatcgccatcaaggaggctccatcactcttctctacaccacattgtcttatggcaaagggtggtgcaaaggtacaacaagatggtgaacttgatgaactttcatatgatgatattgttgaaatccttaatgatgccgatgaattcatgacaaagaaaaaggctaagttgaaggacttgaagttgaagtttacttctcttcaagattcctatgaggacctaaagacttctcatgagaatctcaaagaaactcatgagaagcttgaggaagctcacaataccttgttTAATCATAAAAGAAAAGCAActttgagcattggtgttagttgtgatttaattgatgataaatcttgtggctctagctctactagttctctttgcaccaaaattgataacccttcttgcaatgaatctctcattatggaaaataatttgttaaagaaagaggttacttgcttgaccaatgatttgagaaaatgctatgatagtagagcaaagtttaatcattgttgggcaagccaaaagttcaccttgaacaagcaagggtttggatatattcctaagaaagggaagaaggcttttgtgcaaactaaaactacttttgtgaagagtagtggcaagccatattgtgaaaaatacaagaaagttggtcatgttgagaagaattgcaccaacaagaaagtcgtatcctttgattcaagttacattcttatgaaaaattcaaatggcaatgttagtgcaaaatttgttgggatatctataaatggtgctaaaaagaatgccatttgggtgccaaaagtcttggtcactaatgtggtcactaacattcaaggacccaagaaagtttgggtacctaaaagagttacttcctctttgtaggtgaattacaagtccggaggaagaaattgggtgcttgatagtggatgcactcaacacatgaccggaggtCCACCCACATtctcctctctagatgagaatgtgggtggctatagtgacatcatctttggtgacaatagccggggcaaagtcaaaggagttggtacaattcctatctcaagtgatcattctctttcaaaagtattgttggttgattctctcaagtttaatctcttagcggtcactcaactttgtgattgtggatataagtgtagcttcactaaagatgatgttgtagtgactagcttggatggaaaagatcacatctttacgggatttagacatgaggatgtatattttgtggattttgctactaaagaggcaaatttgtctacttgcttgttcactcaatcatccttgggttggttatgacatagaaggcttggtcatgttggcatgaagcaactcaaccgacttttgaagcatgatttagtagttgggttgaagaatgtgaagtttgaaaaagataagctatatagtgcatgtcaagccggaaagcaagttgcaaatactcatcccactaagagtgtcatgtcaaccgagagaccattggaattattgcatatggatttatttggtcctacaacatatagaagtattggtggaaattgctattgtcttgtggtagtagatgattgctcaagatatacatgggttttctttcttcatgacaaggccgatacatatgacacattcaagaaattctttacaagggccgaaaatgaat
The nucleotide sequence above comes from Panicum virgatum strain AP13 chromosome 3K, P.virgatum_v5, whole genome shotgun sequence. Encoded proteins:
- the LOC120700745 gene encoding LOW QUALITY PROTEIN: uncharacterized protein LOC120700745 (The sequence of the model RefSeq protein was modified relative to this genomic sequence to represent the inferred CDS: deleted 1 base in 1 codon), translated to MLSDPQARAALHDITNESPIVGLAADGLHGFEKTPASTAAKTRRRAPRRTPGSGEALLRYQVKALLHKVEEEQGCAPAALVRPARIQELLGVSRSPAQLLAPTPANTPHIGPVHIGAHIQELPRGR